DNA sequence from the Colletotrichum higginsianum IMI 349063 chromosome 10, whole genome shotgun sequence genome:
GGAATTGGATCCCTCGTACGAGGTCTGGACTACACAGATCTTCATCCGTCTGGTGTTGCAGTTAGCTAATTCTGGTAAAGACGTACAGATATCTAAGTGAAGAGGAAAGCTGTTTTTGAATTTATAGAGGCTGTGTATGTGTTTGTATCTTTCAAATCCAGGCCCAATTTCTTCTTCACATTATCAGGTCAGCGGTTACCAGGGATTGCGCTTGCAGAACCAAGAATCAGTGACGATGCAAGTGAGGCGACTTGAGGGGTAAAAAAGTCAATCTGAAAGGCAAGAATGACTTGGGTGGATTTGTGCAGCCTGGCTATGCCTGCCCAACCGGCTGACAAACACTGTTGCTCGCATTCTCTGATGTTACCTCTCTTAGCAGAAAGAACTTTTCTTAGCGAGAGGTAAATAAAGGCTTCCGCGGAATCAATATGGTTTCTTCTCCAATCGTCGTGCTATAAACAGCGATCAATTGAATATAAGATCCTTGCTACGCTGGAGTCGCTGATGACACCTCTGACAAAATAAATCGAAAATGTCAGACTACAACAACTTAACAGAGGACGAAGAGAAACGTCACCTTGTAACCTCTTATTTCTCTAGTCAACCCTTCCGCATTTTTTGGTTCCAgaacgatgacgatgccgtaACTACCAGTAAGAACCGGCAGGCAAGCCGCCGCAAACTGCACTACTTGTTCGCATCACCACATTTATACTACTCAATCACAATCCTCCTGATTCTCGGCGTCTGCATATTCCAATTTATCTCTCAACATCACCTCCGTCCTCATCTGGCCCCTTCTCACGGAACGAACCCGCTGTGCGGTTCCTCGCCAGAAGAAGCTCGTGCAATAGGCTGTACTTTTGATGTTTACGTTAAGTAAACCACCCTTTGCTGACTTCAAggccttttttttctttttctctttttgtCTTCAAGCTTGGCAAACATGTCGCTAATATAACTCTACTTCTACAAGTGGCTGGCTTCCCGCTGCATGTTACGACCGCGCGGTCGCAGAGCAGTCCGAATCCAACTCCAGCGATCTACATACTTCCGCAACAGGGAGGGCGACGTTTCCCGTATACTGGGACGAGGCAATGACCGAGCCGGCAACTCTCGAAGATGTCATGCTTGCCGCGTTTGAGAATGGAGAAGACGGCTACAATGTTCGTTTTCACACCGTGTGGGAATATCACCGGGCGCATTGCCTACACTTGTGGAGGCTTGCTGCCAGCGCGCTGCAGCGGCTGTCCGAAGGCGAGCGGAATGTTGGTGTCTATTACAAAGTTGCCAGCCCAGAGCATGTCTGGCACTGCAACAAAGTGATAATTGAGGGGGATGCCAGGAGCCCCGCGAAAAAGGACACCATCACTCCCGGCATTGGTCGCTGCGTGTGGCTGGGTAACCTTGAAAGTGTTGCCTACCAGTAGGATCAGCGATAGAAAATGCTTGTGATCAGGGCAGTCGAGACAATGGTTTTGACAATTGCTTAAATCGTACATCGTATAAGCTCCTGCATGAGAGAACCCAATAATCAACAATCAAGGATTGTGACATTGCGAGTTTGCCGATGGGCCGATAGTGGTTCATTACAGTTTGAAGGCACGTCCTTGTCCTCTTGTGGGTACAGAGAAAGAATACACAAAATTGTAGCCAAACAAGAGTTATTTCTTAACGCCTTAAGCTTTCGGAGAATGTTTGAGACTCTATCTGTACCGTCGTTGCATTCATAGTTTTTCCTGTAGTGTAGGTTTGCAGAGGTGTGGCAACAGTTAACTTAATGCACCCTTaacctttatgggccccaaCTAAGGGGAGAATCGCCCTTTTTTCACGAACTTGGCCAGCAGTTGTACTATAGCAGTACATCCAGATACTCACGCACGGACCAAGTTCGCGTCTTGAACGCGTCAACAGTCCGATCTGGCAAGGGCAGGACTAGTCAGCCTAACCTTGCGTAATACCAAACCAGCTGGCAAAACTTCCTGCATGCTAAAACTTCCCGCATGCTTCACACAATAGAAAGGTTCTACAGGTAGGCAGACAGAATTCTTAGGGTTTTCAAGTGCTATTAGGACATCAACCTTGGGCAAAATCTTTCAAAGTTCGGAGCGCAAGGTTTGCTTAAAGTGGCATGGAGTGGGAATCCGCCTCATGCGGCTTTTCTAGCCCTAGCACAGCCCAAGTCTTTCTCCTCTTTAAGTCTGTGTTTTGCCCAACGAACTCCCTTCCTAGAGCAGACAAAAGGCCCTTCTCCGATTCGCAGCCGAAAAGTTATCATAAGAACGTGAAGGCTGCCAAACTGCCTCATCGTTGCTCCGCAGTTTGCAACTCTACCCTTTTGACTTGCTCCTTGCTTGCGTGTTACACAAAACTTAGCATGAGCTATCACCCCCCAACGATGAGGTCAATGTTTCATAGTATCTGTCCGCCTGGTGTTGACAACGACTTGGGGCCTCTCATTCGACCTCCTTGCCGGAACGGCAATGATTTCACTCTAGTCTTTGAGGACCTAGCCTTGACGATTGCCCCGTCAGCCATCTTGACGCTGGCAACGCTAGGTCGGACTCCATACCTACTGAGGCAATCGAAAAAGACACAATCGACCTCAACCACGGTCATTTATCAGTACATCAAGATTGTACGTTCTAGACacttgtttttttcttcttctttggaACTGAACGTAGCGATGAGAATTACTGCTAATTTCCCAACAGCTCGCTATATGTACTATGGCTTTCCTCCAAGTAGTCCACATGTTGCAATGGATATCACTTGACAACGAACCGAGCTATCTATCACTAAGTGCATCACTGTCTGCAGTGACTGCCACAACTTGTCTTTGCCTTCTATCCTATCTAGAGCATGATCGTTCCATTGCTCCATCACCTGTCATTACGTTGTACCTCTTGGGTTCCGGCCTGTGCGATACTCCGATACTACGGACCCTATGGGTACGCCAAGACAATGTCCTTGTTCCGCTGGCACGAGCAGCGGCACTGCTTGCCAAGGTTGTTGTCTTCTTGCTAGAGTCCACGAGCAAGAGGGGCTATCTTCAGGCCCCTTACAGCCAAACCTCGCCTGAGGCACTTGGAGGTATAGTGAACCGCAGTTTGTTTTGGTGGCTTACGCCGACTATCCAGCGCGGTTACCGCGTCCCCCTGGAGCTCGATCATCTTCCATGCCTAGACCCCAAGCTGTCAGTGGCACGACAGCAGAATCGACTGGTTCAAGTCTGGAAGCACTGGCGTCCACTAAGAAGCAGGCACTCACTCTTGTTTGCAACCTTTTCATGCTTCCGATGGCAATTTCTGACCGTTGTACCTGCACGTGTTCTCTTGATTGCCTGTAAATTCTCACAACCGTTGCTCATCAATGCAGCCGTGAAACTCTTGAGCAGGGATGATGGCGTTGACAAGCGAGACGCGGGTGTTCTTCTCACAGGCGCAGCTGCTTTGATTTATGCCGGGATCGCCTTTTCTACTGCGGCATACAAACACATGATCTATAGAACCATGCTCGTATTTCGGAGTGGTTTGATAGGTGTCATTCATGAATCttcactgctgctggacctGGCCACGGCAAAGGATACTGCTGCGGTTACACTCATGAGCACCGATATTGACCGAATCATGGCGGGCATCGAGATGTTGGATGTTATTTGGGCAACACCAATCGAAGTAAGCCTGGCTATCATCATGCTGGGTCGGGAGCTTGGTTGGGCTTGCTTCCCTCCGCTGTTAATCTCGATCAGTAAGTCTGTTACGTATTTGAAACGAATTTCATCTGACTCATTTGACTCCCAGCATGCGCCATAGGAAGTGTTTATCTGGGTAGATTGGCGACGAAGTATCAAAAGATTTGGATTGAGTCAATCCAGGACAGAGTTGCGGACACAACTCATCTTTTGAACAATATCAAATCGATCAAGATGATGGGAATGGCCGCACCTCTGGCCGAGAATATTCAGCAACAGCGACAGAGGGAAATTGACCACTCTCGAGCATACCGAAAAGTCGATACAGCACAGCAGGTTTTGGGTAATACAACCCTAGTGTTGACGCCTGTTCTTACTTTCCTTCTTTACTACTTCCTGATACACCAACGCGGCGGAGAAGGTCTAGATCCAGCCAAGGCCTTCACCTCGCTGTCGCTAATAGTCTTGCTCAGCTACCCAATCGTCTACTTCGTCTTTGCCCTGCCCAGGTTCACAGGGTCAATCGGCTGCTACGATCGAATCCAAACATACATACTAAGTCAAGATCGGGACGTGCAGTGGTCCGAGGACTATGACGAGACAGAAAGCGAATTCGGAGCACCCTGCTCCCACGAATGTGAACAAGTCGAGCTGGAGTCCCTTCTTCCCAAGGGAACTTCTATCAAGTCATCCAAGCTAGGCTGGGTGGAAGTCGGGGGCGTAACATCGCCCGTTTTTGCGGCCGATCATACAGCCGGGGAGCTAGTTCGTATTGAGGATGCGGACTTCGCTTTCTCGGCGGACTCGGCGAGTGTGCTTCATAGCATCTCCCTTACAGTTCGCCAGGGGGAACTCCTGCTGGTTTCCGGTCCCACAGGAAGCGGGAAAAGCTCGCTTCTGCTCTCTGTTCTCGGCGAGCTACGCCAGTGCCGAGGCTCGACCTTTCGAAAGCCGTCCCTTGACATCGCCTTTTGCACACAGGAGCCATGGCTGCCCAATCTCTCTGTTCGTGATGTCATCATTGGACCATCCAGCTTTGACAACAACTGGCTGTCCGAGGTAATTGCGGCCTGCGATCTAAGTCGGGATATTTCCCGGCTATCTCATAGAGAAAACACGCTCGTGGGAAGCAACGGGTCCCGACTAAGCGGCGGCCAGAAGCAGAGAGTGAGCTTAGCAAGAGCACTTTACTCGCGGAGGGAAATTTtgcttctcgacgacgtcctcaGTGGGCTGGACTTGTCCACCGAAAGAGCGGTGGCCCATAACGTGTTAGGGCCGAGCGGCCTCTGCAGGCGACTTGGCATCACAGTCATGATGGCAGCGCCCAACGCAAAGTACGCCGCATATTTCGATTCAACTTTCGTCTTGGAACTGGGAAATCTCTCCGACAACTCATCCAACAATCCATCACCTACTGTAGAGCATGACTTGGACAAGGAACAAGATCTAGCAGAGGAGACAGAACACGAGAGTCGACCGAGTGGAGATGGCCGCGTCGTGGGGACGGCGGTCGAAGCCACCCCCCCTACAACGCAGACTTCCAGCGGTACCGGCTTACCCTTATACAAGTACTACTTCTCGACGATGGGCTGGGGGGCAACGTTGTTGGTGTTTGCCTCGAGCGCCACCTTCGTGTTTTGTTTCAAGTTTCCTGATCTATGGTTGAAATGGTGGACCGAATCCGA
Encoded proteins:
- a CDS encoding ABC multidrug transporter encodes the protein MSYHPPTMRSMFHSICPPGVDNDLGPLIRPPCRNGNDFTLVFEDLALTIAPSAILTLATLGRTPYLLRQSKKTQSTSTTVIYQYIKILAICTMAFLQVVHMLQWISLDNEPSYLSLSASLSAVTATTCLCLLSYLEHDRSIAPSPVITLYLLGSGLCDTPILRTLWVRQDNVLVPLARAAALLAKVVVFLLESTSKRGYLQAPYSQTSPEALGGIVNRSLFWWLTPTIQRGYRVPLELDHLPCLDPKLSVARQQNRLVQVWKHWRPLRSRHSLLFATFSCFRWQFLTVVPARVLLIACKFSQPLLINAAVKLLSRDDGVDKRDAGVLLTGAAALIYAGIAFSTAAYKHMIYRTMLVFRSGLIGVIHESSLLLDLATAKDTAAVTLMSTDIDRIMAGIEMLDVIWATPIEVSLAIIMLGRELGWACFPPLLISITCAIGSVYLGRLATKYQKIWIESIQDRVADTTHLLNNIKSIKMMGMAAPLAENIQQQRQREIDHSRAYRKVDTAQQVLGNTTLVLTPVLTFLLYYFLIHQRGGEGLDPAKAFTSLSLIVLLSYPIVYFVFALPRFTGSIGCYDRIQTYILSQDRDVQWSEDYDETESEFGAPCSHECEQVELESLLPKGTSIKSSKLGWVEVGGVTSPVFAADHTAGELVRIEDADFAFSADSASVLHSISLTVRQGELLLVSGPTGSGKSSLLLSVLGELRQCRGSTFRKPSLDIAFCTQEPWLPNLSVRDVIIGPSSFDNNWLSEVIAACDLSRDISRLSHRENTLVGSNGSRLSGGQKQRVSLARALYSRREILLLDDVLSGLDLSTERAVAHNVLGPSGLCRRLGITVMMAAPNAKYAAYFDSTFVLELGNLSDNSSNNPSPTVEHDLDKEQDLAEETEHESRPSGDGRVVGTAVEATPPTTQTSSGTGLPLYKYYFSTMGWGATLLVFASSATFVFCFKFPDLWLKWWTESESRRQETNTTLYMTVYVLLATVALIVLVSFSWSLKLVAVPRAAARLHQDLLSTTFAAPYYFLVAAGSGSIVNRFSEDLAIVDLQLTLALAKSIDGFFTIVAEASLIAYASALTALSFPPLLGVLYLLQKVYLRTSRRIRTLEIEARSPLLSHFIETLAGLATIRAFGWQRYWVERQRDALDRSQRALYMTYCLQRWLNLVLDLVVAGVGVTVMALVTQLPSWTTDGGALGVSLTNIVTFSATLTYVIQGWAQLETSMGAIQRIQDFTNQTPSENKPGENKELPPGWGLTHASVRFDGVKSAYSNCSDIILDDVTFHITPGQKVGICGRTGSGKSTMLLTLLRLAEVVDGRITIDNVDIARSRRDHIRSSVTVMPQDPTVFPGSIRYNLDPQRRHSDAEIKKELGRVGLSHILSSPRGLDATMTQSTSVSLSRGELQLFALARAVLRRHEGASLLVMDEVTSSVDSVAEEVIMRVVMESFSMHTVIAVVHRLNTILDFDLVFVMDQGRLVESGQPRALLESPGSMFRRLYCH